A section of the Roseivirga sp. BDSF3-8 genome encodes:
- a CDS encoding alpha/beta fold hydrolase: protein MQFILFVWCLYGSVFQSEPGLVDIGEYELAYEMKGEGEHTILLEGGARGGLADWNPVFEELSESYRVIRYARVGNGKSTQIKRHFTSQDYADHANLLLERLHISEPVVIVAHSYGGSVGRDFAATYSERVKGLLFLDPSSEHDVDVMRAIDLKRANEEIARIKLADMANGMSNNYLDFWSKRPLPDYPQIPDIPVTVIASVRRHEHAGNLFFSDRGRELWGKHWEEWAGAFPQGRAVLTDQSGHFIQADQPELVITELRQLIDKL from the coding sequence ATGCAGTTTATACTCTTTGTGTGGTGTTTGTACGGAAGTGTCTTTCAGAGCGAACCGGGGTTGGTTGACATAGGTGAGTATGAGCTGGCCTATGAAATGAAAGGGGAGGGGGAACATACAATACTGCTGGAAGGTGGCGCCCGTGGGGGATTAGCGGACTGGAATCCGGTTTTTGAGGAGCTGTCGGAGTCGTACCGGGTGATCCGCTACGCGAGGGTAGGTAATGGGAAGTCCACGCAAATTAAACGGCACTTTACCTCTCAGGACTATGCGGACCATGCGAACCTGCTTCTGGAAAGGCTTCACATTAGCGAGCCGGTGGTGATAGTGGCCCATTCGTACGGAGGGAGTGTTGGACGTGATTTTGCGGCCACTTATTCGGAGAGGGTAAAAGGTCTTTTGTTTTTAGACCCCTCATCTGAGCATGATGTGGATGTGATGCGTGCCATTGATCTTAAAAGGGCAAATGAAGAGATCGCCCGAATCAAACTGGCTGACATGGCTAATGGCATGTCGAATAACTACCTGGACTTTTGGAGTAAACGTCCCTTGCCGGACTACCCGCAAATCCCTGACATACCGGTCACTGTGATTGCTTCGGTGCGGAGGCATGAACATGCGGGCAACCTGTTTTTCTCAGATAGGGGGAGGGAGCTTTGGGGCAAGCACTGGGAAGAGTGGGCAGGGGCCTTTCCGCAGGGACGTGCCGTGCTGACGGATCAAAGCGGTCATTTTATACAGGCAGACCAGCCTGAGTTGGTGATTACTGAACTGCGGCAGTTGATTGATAAGCTGTGA
- a CDS encoding helix-turn-helix domain-containing protein, with product MKAIHYPSLFKYARQSMGLNQREMAERLLVHQSTISKIESGRHCPHRGTMMGLARLTGLSMHLLTQRAAHHTRQQESNKTTPANRPAIRFKPADLQVARFRQSELRNKLKATLYLKEKALQKLQAQRYMHDLAETNALQILSEAQEITSHLQQNNAPPALLATARKTQHEAASHLALLRKKAIRIPPGYKLLLMEAEVRQLKARIEVLSINN from the coding sequence ATGAAAGCGATACACTATCCCAGCCTTTTCAAATACGCCCGACAGAGCATGGGCCTGAACCAGAGGGAGATGGCCGAGCGCCTTCTCGTACACCAAAGCACCATAAGTAAGATAGAAAGCGGCAGGCATTGCCCCCACAGAGGTACCATGATGGGCCTTGCGCGCCTGACCGGCCTCTCCATGCACCTGCTCACCCAAAGGGCAGCACACCATACCCGGCAGCAGGAATCAAACAAAACCACCCCGGCCAACCGCCCCGCCATCAGGTTTAAACCCGCAGACCTGCAGGTCGCCCGCTTTCGCCAAAGCGAGCTGCGTAACAAGCTGAAGGCCACCCTCTACCTGAAAGAAAAAGCCCTGCAAAAGCTACAGGCCCAGCGCTATATGCATGACCTGGCAGAGACCAATGCCCTGCAAATACTCAGTGAAGCACAGGAGATTACCAGTCACCTCCAACAGAATAATGCTCCCCCCGCCCTGCTGGCTACAGCCCGTAAAACACAACACGAGGCCGCCAGCCACCTGGCCCTGCTCCGCAAAAAAGCCATCCGCATACCCCCAGGCTACAAACTACTGCTTATGGAGGCAGAAGTGAGACAGCTAAAAGCGAGAATAGAGGTTCTTTCGATAAATAATTAG